The window ATGGAGTCCTGTACCATAGCGCCCTTTTCCACCGTCACACCCGGTGCCAGTATCGAGTTAACCACAGTACCTTCTATCCGGCAGCCTGCTGCTATCATGCTATTATGCAGTTCGGCCTTATAGCCGTATCTTGCCGGAGGCCAGTCATATATCCTGTGGCTGGACTCTACATTGGTTATGATCCCCCACTGCTCGGGGAGCAGGCCACTGTCCGGGTTCAGGATATCCATATTGGCCTGCCAATATGCCTGGATAGTCCCCACATCCCGCCAGTAGCCATAGAAGGGATAGGCGAAGACATTATCATTTTCTATGGCCCAGGGCAGCAGGTGCATGCCGAAATCCAACTCATCTTTATTGCGGGCAAGCGCCTCCAGCAGGTAATTGCGATCAAAGACGTAAATGCCCATGGAAGCGAGATTACTGCGAGGCTTCTCAGGCTTTTCCTCCCAGTCAATGATGCGGTTTTTATCGTCGATTATACCGGCACCATAGTGGCGAATCTGACTTTTGGGCACAACCATCATGGACACGGTCACATCCGCCTTTTTGGAGCGGTGATATTCGAGCATTACCTCGAAATCCATATGGTAAATATGATCGCCGGAGAGGATGAGCACCTCTTCTGAGGGGTTGGCTTCGATAAAGTCTATATTTCTGCGCACTGCGTCTGCTGTTCCTTTATACCAGTCAGAATCCTTTGCCCCGGTGCGCGGCGGCAGTATTTTCACCCCACGGGTTCTGCCGGTGAGATCCCACGCTTCACCCGCTCCAAGATGATTCATGAGGGAGAGCGGCTTATACTGGGTGAGTACACCAACCTTCTGCAGCCTTGAGTTGGTGACATTGGAGAGGCTGAAATCAATAATACGGTAGATGCCGCCGAAAGGCACCGCAGGCTTGGCCCGCTGCTCGACCAGAATATTAAGGCGGCTGCCGACTCCGCCCGCCAGCAGCAAAACCAGAGCTTGTCTGGTGTTCCTCATCGAAGCACCTCCCCAGCCTTCACCTTCTTTTTCCAGCATGCATCATTCAGCTCAGGCCAGATGGTGGCTCCGTGACCGATTGTAGTCTGATCGGGTACGTCGTTATTCCATCCAATGACTGTAACCCCGCTGGATTTTCCTCCTGCACCGATCTGTACATGATCACCGTAATAGGTGTTCACATCCGCCACCACCTTGGTCAGGGTGCAGTTATGGCCAACCACATTGTTAAAGAACAATACCGAATCTTCTACCAGGGTATTGCGACCTATCTCCACGCCTGGAAAAAGAACGGAGTTTCGAACCGTGCCTTCTATGCGGCAGCCGTTGTAGATCAGACTGTTAGTTACTGTGCCGTAATCACCGACTATCGTCGGCTGAAAATCACGGATATCCCGATGATCGAGGTTAGTGCGAAATCCCCAGTTCTCGATATCGATCAAGGGCTTTTCTCCCAACAGATCCATGTTTGACTGCCAGTATTCATTAACCGTGCGTGTATACCCCCAATAGCCGCAGAACTTGTAGCCATAGATTTTGTACCCTGCCCGCATCATATATGGAATGATGTCGCGACCAAATTCGAACGACCTCTGCCCCTGATTAAATTGGAGCATCTGATACAATACCTGCGGTTTGAAGCAGAACACCGTCAGTGAAGCCCATTCCGCCTGGGAGCTCTCAGGCTTTTCCCAATACTCCAGCACCCGACCACCCCGGGCCCCATCCTCATCGGAAATTGTCGCAACCCCGAAACGGTGAGCCTCTTCCGGACTGATGTGAATCAATGCCATTGTCAGGTCTGCATCCCGCTCTTGATGGTAGCGGATCATATGATCGTAATCCATATGATAAATATGATCGCCGGAAAGAATGAGGATGTGCTCGGGGTCGTGGAACTGTACGAAGTCGATGTTTTTATGCACCGCGTCGGCGGAACCCCGGTACCAATCCTTATGGGTGGAACCGATGAATGGCGGCAGAATGGAGATACCGCGGTGACGGCCAAGCATATCCCAGGCTGCGCCTGTGCCGATATGATTGATGAGGGAGTAACTGTGATATTGACTGAGGATGGCAACCTGCTCAATTTCTGAGTTCATCAGGTTACTTAACGGGAAGTCTATAACCCTGCCGAACCCACCGAACGGCAGCGCGGATTTCGGCCGACCGTAGGTTAGGACGTCGAGTTCGTCGACCCTGCCTCCTGCAAGGATCATGGCCAGGGTGGTCGTTTTCAGCATCAATGGTCTCCCGATAGAGTGAGGACCGCAGGAAATTGTATAGGTATTGACCGGCAGCATGTCCCTGCCGGTCAATACCTATACAATCTATATATGACGCGTAATATATCTTTTCAAACTCGCAGAGGTAAACTCCTTGTCACCGAGATCGAGGTTCTTCAGCGGCACCTCTGCCCGGGCGGCCTCTTTGTGGCCACCTGCTGAACCAACTTCACCGAAAACCTTGCTGGCAAGTTTTCCCGCGGATTTTCGATAGCCGTCGCAACGGAAGATAACCACCAGCTTCTCGCCATGATAGCCTGAAACAAAAACCCAGTCGATCTCTCCAACGTGGTTGAGGAAATCGGCGATAATCACCAGCACATCAGGGCTGCGAACCTTACCGACATGCGAATAGTAACGTCGCTTGGAGTATTTCAAAGACTGAAGAGCTATATTGAAATATTTCAGTTCTGACTTGCGCAGGTCGGTAAGCTCGAATTTTCGTACCAGGTTACGGTTAGCTATATCAAAAAGATATCGAAATGCATTGCCGTCCGCAAGCAGTGATTTCTTCTCAAAATTCTGGGTATCAACCTTTATTGCGTAAAACAAGGCAGTTGCTAGAGCAACCGATGGTTTCATACCGGCGGCACGGAGATATTCGACCATCATGGTAGCTGTTGCACCATACTCCGGACGAATGTCTATAATTGGCGCATCCCACTCACCACTTACCGGATGATGATCGATGATTACATCAATCTGCATCTTCTCAAAACACGGCAGGTGACTTGGCTGAGAGTCGACCATTACAGTTTTATTGAAGTCTCCAATTTTGACATTGCCAAGGCGCTCAAGCGGAATTTTCAACCGCTCCACCATGGAGACATTATTCATACGCCGGATCTCATTGGGATGGGCGATCACGACGTTTTTCACCCGATACCTAAGCAATCTTTTTATGGCCATGCCACTGGCCAGTGCATCGGGATCTGCATTTATGATAACCAGAACAGAATCATCTTTATCAAAAATGGCCCAGAATGCATCCAGTTTATCTTTTGCTGTGCCCCAACTGGCGAACCTGTCGGTACAGCCATTCCTCTTCTTGTGGTTTTTAGCCATTTACACGGTAACAGTGGTCTTTAAGTTGTTAGTATGGGATCACACGTCAAATACGCGTCTGCAATTTGCTGGTAGCTCAAATTACACTTTCAACTCTTAACAGAGTTGTCCCTGATCTTTTTTCCTGTATGTGCCGTTCAAAAAAACGCAAAAAGGCACCACGCTCACACAGGAATACACAACCCGTATGCCAGCCACCTCCAGTAAAATTCAGCCCTCCAGCCAATCCGAAAGCTTCTCGCTGAGAGCAGTAAAATATTGGCAATTAAATAATAATTTCAGTCACTTTCAGAGAAACCAATATCACGTAAACTCCTCAATATATCACAACAATTGAAAAAAAATCAAGTCTACGGAACCATAACCCGTACTCCGGAGTCTGATTAAAGGAGCTTGTGGAATGTACCAACCGCTCTCCGAATGCTCTCTTAAGTAACCGTAACCTTTCACAACTTGACCTGCAATGGCAATGATGGTAAGGGATTACAAGTTATCATAACTGCCCGCACAGTGTATATGTCCGCTCTCCCTATAACTTTTTCCATGATACGATATTGGCAATGAAAAACATACTCGCAATTGCTCTCGGCGGCTCAATAGGTTCAATTGGGCGGTACTTTATTGCTTTAGCGGCTGCCCGAGTTGGTGGTAACTTCCCCTTAGGAACCTTCGTGGCCAACGTATGCGGTTGCCTGTTCATAGGTTTTTTCTGGAGCTGGTTTGACAGAGTTGAGATCAGTCACGAATTCCGACTGTTTCTCTTTACCGGTTTTCTCGGCGGATTCACTACCTTTTCAACCTATGCTCGTGAGAGTGTTCAATTCTTCCGTGCAGGTGAATCAGCACATGCCATAGCCTATCTTATCGCCAGCAATATCGTCGGACTGGCCTTCGTATTTGCCGGATTCCTGTTGGCTGAAAAATACATCCGACTCTAACTGCTCCGGCATCAAACAGCTCTAGCTACCATTTATCATTCGTCTCCTCAATGAGTAGCAGGTGACCCCGAAAATATTCATTCATTCAGCGACAGTATTAGCTGGCTTGAGTTTTATTTTGGCCAATTACGGTATATAGTTGGGTAATAACAGGCAAGCTATTTGCCAGATTCGATTTTATACTTTACATAATACGCACGAAGCTAATATATGCTCACTTTCGATGAGCTTCGTTACCCAGGCTGTGCTTGAGAATTATTCGTGTGTTACGATGGCTCATCCTCAACCAGACAGCACAAACAGACTCAACCCGGGGCTCTCGGAATGGGCCAGTGAAATTACGTGAAATTACTCGACAAATACCTCCTTAAACAGTTCAGCAAATACTTCCTTACAGTTACCTCCGGCTTTGTTGCGCTCTATCTGCTCGTAGACTTTATTGAAAAGTTCGACCGATTCACCAGTGCAGGCAAATCACTTGGTCTAGCCCTTAAGTTCTTTTTGCTGAATATTCCTTTTATCATCGATCAACTTGGTCCTATTCTGATTCTTCTCTCGGGAATTATCAGCCTTGGAATTCTTAATCACACCAACGAGCTTACAGCTCTGAAAGCCGGCGGCATCCCTCTTCGTAAAATTATTAAGCCACTTATTTTGGGCGGGCTTGGGATTACAGGCCTGCTACTCGCCTCTGCGCAGTGGCTGCTGCCCTATACCATTTCTACCACGAACGAGATCTGGCACGAACAGGTTGGCGGCAAGGTACCTCTTGGTATCTACCGCAACGGCCGCTATTATTATCGAGGTGTGGAAGGTTTCTACTCTTTCGAGTGGCCCAATTCACAGAAACTGGTTTTTCGCCACTTTTCCTATTCCCGTTGGAATTCTGAATATAACGTCGAGGCACTGATTACCGCCAAGTACGCCAAGTGGCATCCCCAAAAAGACAAGTGGATACTCGATGTAGTCCAGGTTCAGGAGATTAATGACAAAGGCAAATATGTGATTCAAAATATGAATCACTGGGAAGTTCACTTACCTGAAGACCCGCATGACTTCCTGGTACCTGAATATGAGTCGGCCGAACAATCATTGACGCAGCTCTATCATGCGACAACCACCCAGGACACAGCCGATCTCACAAACCGCGCCAGGACCGATTTTTTCAGCCGTATCTCCTATATCCTGCTTGGGATGCCATTGTTGCTGCTGGGTATGCCCATGCTGCTCGCCTCCTACCAGAAATGGGGCCGTGATCTCTCAGTGGCGATCCCTGCCAGTTGCGGTATGGCCTTTTTTGTCTGGGGCATCTGGGGCGCGCTGCAGTCCCTGGCCGGTGCAGGCTATATCCCACCAATCTTTGCCGCTTCGACCATCCATCTGATATTTGTCAGTATAGGAATTTTCCTGCTCTACCGGCAAAATCAGTAAGCCGTATGTCAGTCTGAGCATTTTTTCAGGTATTTTTCATGTATTCTGTTCGCAACACCATTTGCAATAGAGTGTACTCAACAGCTATTGCCAGAGACCACGGGAACGTGCAGCGCAGTGTCGACAGGCTGCTTGCCGAAACCGATCTGGCTGACAGGCTAAAGGCTGTTACCACAGTTCTTATTAAACCCAACCTGGTCGAGGCACTCGAGCCACCTATCACTACGCCGGTTGCACTGATTGAAGCTCTGGTGTGTCATCTGAGAGCCATTTCACCTCACCTCGAAATTATGGTTGGTGAAGGTACCGGCTCTACTGATTACGACACGTACCATTGTTTCGAGACCCTCGGCTACACCGGGATGGCCGCCAAGCAAGGGATAGAGCTTGTTGACCTCAACCCTCTCCCTTCAACCAGACTCGCCGATAAGCGCTGCCGTCGGTGGCCTGAAATGTACCTGCCCAAACTGCTTGATGATATCTTTCTGTTATCTGTTCCGGTGCTCAAGGCTCACTCTCTTGCCGGGGTCACCCTGACCATGAAAAACATGATGGGATGCGCTCCACCTGAGCATTATCAGCAAGGCGGACATTGGGGAAAGTCATCATTCCATGAACGCATGCAGGAATCCGTTTTTGACCTTAACTGCTACCGCACACCGGACTTCACCCTCATGGACGCAACTGTCGGCATGAGCCAGGCCCATCTCTGGGGCCCCCATTGCGACCCACCTGTTGGCAGAATTGTCGCATCTGCTGATCCTGTTTCTATTGATATGTATGGTTGTCAACTGCTGGGGAAAGACTGGCGACAAATCGATCATATCGCCATGGCGCATGTATTACGGGACAGCCAGGAAGAGTATGAATTAGTGGAAGTATAAAATACGATTGCACTATAAACAAAAAGGCCTCTGGAACGTTAGTTCCAGAGGCCTTTTTGTTTATAGTAACTACTGCCCTGAATACTCATCAGCCAGGTAGCGTCAGATTCGAAGTTTTTGACAGTTAACTATAGATTGCGATGTGAACTGTCAAAACACTGAAGAACATGGCATTACATGGCTGATGAGTGAAACAAGTTAGCTGGCAGGCAACTGCTCCGGCACCGCCTCAACGGGAACTTCCTCGACCATAGGCTCGATAGAAAGCAACTCAACCTCAAATACCAGCACGGAGTTTGGCTCGATTCTTGGCATCACACCCTGCTCACCATAGGCAAGCTCGGAAGGAATAACAAGGCGCACCTTGGAGCCAACCGGGATCAGCTGCATCGCCTCTTTCCAACCAGGAATTACCTGGTTTACAGCAAACACGATTGGTTCACCGTGGGCAATGGAGCTATCAAACTCGGTACCATCAATGAGACTGCCCACGTAATCTACCTTGACCTGGTCGGCAAGCTTGGGCATAGGTCCATCACCTTTGGTGATAAACTGGTACTGGAGGCCGGAATCAGTTACGACCACACCATCGTTCTTTTTATTCTCCTCGAGATAGGCTTGACCACTCTCCAGGTTTTTCTGTTTCATTGCCTCGAGTTCAGCCATTTGCTTGGCCTGCAGCCTGGCACCGAACTCTTTTTGAACTGTAACAATTTCTTCGGGATTCATGGCAAGTTCGGCATCGGAAAAACCGTCAGTGATACCGCGAACCAGACTTTCAAAGTCGATATCATCCCCGAGATTATTAAAATAGCGACCTACATCACTACCCATGGCATAGCTTAATTTTTGAGAAAAAGTCTCGAGTTTCGGCTTTTCTGCTGCCTCCTGGGCAAACAGCATCACCGGAACTGATACGACACAGGCGGCAAAAAGCGCGATTATTCGTTTCATTCAATGCTCCTTTCAGTTTGTGCTCATCGCACATGGTTGATCACAAACGCTGGCTATAGAGATATCCGCCAGGGTTGTGCGTATTACTTCTCTTCTCCACCTTATGGGGTCAGGTATGCCTCTATACTGCATTCCTGGCTAAAAAGCATCCGCTCTAAATTGGAAATTTACTCCGGCCGGAAAAGCTCGGTCATAAAAAGAGTTATCGAAAATCGTTGATTCCCTCTCCTGCTGAAAAAACTCTGCTGAAAGCATATCAGAATCTCACCTGACAAGACAAGGGTGTTCGGGTAATCCTTTCCCTCCGATTCCCTCATTCAATCACCTTACGCACTTTCAAGAAACTGTAACCGGAACAGAGCGTTTAGCTTTATATTATAATCACGGTTATACCCTGATTCCTGCGGTTAAGGTTCTTGTTCAACCTCAGTTGCGGGTAACGGTTGAGCAGGTCTTTTACCACTCCGTTATTTTTATGAAAATCCTCTCCGGAAACATAACTGCTGAGCTGACCGTGGCTACACATATAATCGAGAGTTTTGCGACATTCCCGGCGAATGGCCCCGCCCTTGCCGGAAGAGCCGTAACCATGGATGACCGTCAGCGCCTGTATTTCACCATTTCTCGCCTCTCGTATGGCCACCTGCAACTGACGTAGAGCACTCTCCACGAAGGGCATTCCCTGCTCTAAATTAATTGTACGATGAAGAAATGTTTTGGCTTTGCTGCGAGGTTCGGAACCTGC of the Desulfosediminicola ganghwensis genome contains:
- a CDS encoding glucose-1-phosphate adenylyltransferase family protein — encoded protein: MLEKEGEGWGGASMRNTRQALVLLLAGGVGSRLNILVEQRAKPAVPFGGIYRIIDFSLSNVTNSRLQKVGVLTQYKPLSLMNHLGAGEAWDLTGRTRGVKILPPRTGAKDSDWYKGTADAVRRNIDFIEANPSEEVLILSGDHIYHMDFEVMLEYHRSKKADVTVSMMVVPKSQIRHYGAGIIDDKNRIIDWEEKPEKPRSNLASMGIYVFDRNYLLEALARNKDELDFGMHLLPWAIENDNVFAYPFYGYWRDVGTIQAYWQANMDILNPDSGLLPEQWGIITNVESSHRIYDWPPARYGYKAELHNSMIAAGCRIEGTVVNSILAPGVTVEKGAMVQDSILFEGCTVRKDGVVDLAIVDKYVEVSERAVVGYGDGHDVVNCASPDHLYTGITVIGKRVTIPSGITIGRNCAVHGFTTGDKFPASGLNDGETLLQDGTVK
- a CDS encoding glucose-1-phosphate adenylyltransferase family protein; this encodes MLKTTTLAMILAGGRVDELDVLTYGRPKSALPFGGFGRVIDFPLSNLMNSEIEQVAILSQYHSYSLINHIGTGAAWDMLGRHRGISILPPFIGSTHKDWYRGSADAVHKNIDFVQFHDPEHILILSGDHIYHMDYDHMIRYHQERDADLTMALIHISPEEAHRFGVATISDEDGARGGRVLEYWEKPESSQAEWASLTVFCFKPQVLYQMLQFNQGQRSFEFGRDIIPYMMRAGYKIYGYKFCGYWGYTRTVNEYWQSNMDLLGEKPLIDIENWGFRTNLDHRDIRDFQPTIVGDYGTVTNSLIYNGCRIEGTVRNSVLFPGVEIGRNTLVEDSVLFFNNVVGHNCTLTKVVADVNTYYGDHVQIGAGGKSSGVTVIGWNNDVPDQTTIGHGATIWPELNDACWKKKVKAGEVLR
- a CDS encoding DHH family phosphoesterase, encoding MAKNHKKRNGCTDRFASWGTAKDKLDAFWAIFDKDDSVLVIINADPDALASGMAIKRLLRYRVKNVVIAHPNEIRRMNNVSMVERLKIPLERLGNVKIGDFNKTVMVDSQPSHLPCFEKMQIDVIIDHHPVSGEWDAPIIDIRPEYGATATMMVEYLRAAGMKPSVALATALFYAIKVDTQNFEKKSLLADGNAFRYLFDIANRNLVRKFELTDLRKSELKYFNIALQSLKYSKRRYYSHVGKVRSPDVLVIIADFLNHVGEIDWVFVSGYHGEKLVVIFRCDGYRKSAGKLASKVFGEVGSAGGHKEAARAEVPLKNLDLGDKEFTSASLKRYITRHI
- the crcB gene encoding fluoride efflux transporter CrcB; translation: MKNILAIALGGSIGSIGRYFIALAAARVGGNFPLGTFVANVCGCLFIGFFWSWFDRVEISHEFRLFLFTGFLGGFTTFSTYARESVQFFRAGESAHAIAYLIASNIVGLAFVFAGFLLAEKYIRL
- a CDS encoding LptF/LptG family permease; its protein translation is MKLLDKYLLKQFSKYFLTVTSGFVALYLLVDFIEKFDRFTSAGKSLGLALKFFLLNIPFIIDQLGPILILLSGIISLGILNHTNELTALKAGGIPLRKIIKPLILGGLGITGLLLASAQWLLPYTISTTNEIWHEQVGGKVPLGIYRNGRYYYRGVEGFYSFEWPNSQKLVFRHFSYSRWNSEYNVEALITAKYAKWHPQKDKWILDVVQVQEINDKGKYVIQNMNHWEVHLPEDPHDFLVPEYESAEQSLTQLYHATTTQDTADLTNRARTDFFSRISYILLGMPLLLLGMPMLLASYQKWGRDLSVAIPASCGMAFFVWGIWGALQSLAGAGYIPPIFAASTIHLIFVSIGIFLLYRQNQ
- a CDS encoding DUF362 domain-containing protein is translated as MYSVRNTICNRVYSTAIARDHGNVQRSVDRLLAETDLADRLKAVTTVLIKPNLVEALEPPITTPVALIEALVCHLRAISPHLEIMVGEGTGSTDYDTYHCFETLGYTGMAAKQGIELVDLNPLPSTRLADKRCRRWPEMYLPKLLDDIFLLSVPVLKAHSLAGVTLTMKNMMGCAPPEHYQQGGHWGKSSFHERMQESVFDLNCYRTPDFTLMDATVGMSQAHLWGPHCDPPVGRIVASADPVSIDMYGCQLLGKDWRQIDHIAMAHVLRDSQEEYELVEV
- a CDS encoding FKBP-type peptidyl-prolyl cis-trans isomerase; protein product: MKRIIALFAACVVSVPVMLFAQEAAEKPKLETFSQKLSYAMGSDVGRYFNNLGDDIDFESLVRGITDGFSDAELAMNPEEIVTVQKEFGARLQAKQMAELEAMKQKNLESGQAYLEENKKNDGVVVTDSGLQYQFITKGDGPMPKLADQVKVDYVGSLIDGTEFDSSIAHGEPIVFAVNQVIPGWKEAMQLIPVGSKVRLVIPSELAYGEQGVMPRIEPNSVLVFEVELLSIEPMVEEVPVEAVPEQLPAS
- a CDS encoding Smr/MutS family protein; the protein is MESALRQLQVAIREARNGEIQALTVIHGYGSSGKGGAIRRECRKTLDYMCSHGQLSSYVSGEDFHKNNGVVKDLLNRYPQLRLNKNLNRRNQGITVIII